A section of the Piliocolobus tephrosceles isolate RC106 chromosome 14, ASM277652v3, whole genome shotgun sequence genome encodes:
- the GNG10 gene encoding guanine nucleotide-binding protein G(I)/G(S)/G(O) subunit gamma-10, which yields MSSGTSASALQRLVEQLKLEAGVERIKVSQAAAELQQYCMQNACKDALLVGVPAGSNPFREPRSCALL from the exons ATGTCCTCCGGGACTAGCGCGAGCGCCCTGCAGCGCCTGGTGGAGCAGCTCAAGTTGGAGGCTGGCGTGGAGAGGATCAAG GTCTCTCAGGCAGCTGCAGAGCTTCAACAGTACTGTATGCAGAATGCCTGCAAGGATGCCCTGCTGGTGGGTGTTCCAGCCGGAAGTAACCCCTTCCGGGAGCCCAGATCCTGTGCTTTACTCTGA